Proteins co-encoded in one Govania unica genomic window:
- a CDS encoding site-2 protease family protein: protein MGDFGSMMVTLSTWALPVVLAITLHEAAHGYVANMFGDDTAKRLGRVSFNPIRHIDPFGTIIMPLMLFFMKSPFMFGYAKPVPVDFSRLRNPRTDMIWVALAGPGINFVIALVAALLIHATLWVPGLAQKWFLINLLNTIQFNLLIAVFNMLPIPPLDGGRVLVGILPDRLARPIANLEPYGMFILLGLLLVLPVVGSLIGINVSLFSWVVLPPVEFLYNFILDHVVGFAR from the coding sequence ATGGGTGATTTCGGGTCGATGATGGTGACCTTGTCCACATGGGCGCTGCCCGTGGTACTGGCGATCACGCTCCATGAGGCGGCCCATGGCTATGTGGCCAATATGTTTGGCGACGATACGGCGAAACGGTTGGGGCGCGTCAGCTTCAATCCGATCCGGCATATCGACCCGTTCGGCACCATTATCATGCCGCTGATGCTGTTCTTCATGAAGTCGCCCTTCATGTTCGGCTATGCCAAGCCGGTGCCGGTGGATTTCAGCCGTCTCAGGAACCCGCGCACCGACATGATCTGGGTGGCGCTGGCCGGGCCGGGGATCAATTTCGTCATTGCGCTGGTGGCGGCCCTGCTGATCCATGCCACGCTCTGGGTACCCGGGCTCGCGCAGAAATGGTTCCTGATCAATCTTTTGAATACCATTCAGTTCAATCTGCTGATCGCTGTGTTCAACATGCTGCCGATCCCGCCGCTTGATGGCGGACGGGTGCTGGTGGGGATCCTGCCGGACCGTCTGGCGCGTCCGATTGCCAATCTTGAACCCTATGGAATGTTTATTCTTTTGGGGCTTTTGCTGGTGCTGCCGGTGGTCGGTAGCCTGATCGGCATCAATGTCAGCCTGTTTTCCTGGGTCGTGTTGCCTCCGGTCGAGTTTCTCTATAATTTTATCCTGGATCACGTGGTCGGTTTTGCGAGGTAA
- the tatB gene encoding Sec-independent protein translocase protein TatB gives MFDVGWSELLVIGVVAVVVVGPKDLPKVLRASAQMLRKARSLADELKAGVNDLIEEAEIDEVKKSIHHVSNFDPRKRLEAYIDPTTGAYVPPSPEGEDVAEPVKTETAEPQKTVTAEPQESAAADPENGKRSGE, from the coding sequence ATGTTCGATGTCGGTTGGAGTGAGCTTCTGGTCATAGGAGTTGTGGCCGTGGTGGTGGTGGGTCCGAAGGACCTGCCAAAGGTTTTGCGTGCCTCGGCGCAAATGCTGCGCAAGGCGCGCAGTCTCGCTGACGAGCTGAAAGCAGGCGTCAATGATCTGATCGAGGAAGCCGAAATCGACGAGGTGAAGAAATCCATACACCATGTTTCGAACTTCGATCCGCGTAAGCGACTTGAGGCTTATATTGATCCGACCACAGGGGCCTATGTGCCGCCGTCTCCGGAAGGGGAGGATGTGGCCGAGCCGGTGAAAACCGAAACGGCGGAACCGCAGAAAACTGTAACGGCGGAGCCTCAAGAGAGTGCGGCCGCAGATCCAGAAAACGGGAAACGCAGCGGTGAATGA
- the rsmD gene encoding 16S rRNA (guanine(966)-N(2))-methyltransferase RsmD, which translates to MRVIAGRLRGRKLTPPADQRVRPTSDRLRETLFNMLAHGVDLEFDGALVADFFAGTGALGIEALSRGAKAAVFMDLERASLDLLQRNLQDLGLTSVTRILRGDARSLPRATAPVDCIFLDPPYGQNLIPPVIEAAQNQGWLKPGCVIVMETAVGEDLPLPGWLEILKDRNVGGSRLVIAEVGV; encoded by the coding sequence ATGCGGGTGATCGCCGGACGCCTGCGCGGTCGTAAACTGACGCCACCCGCCGATCAGCGGGTGCGTCCGACCTCCGACCGCCTGCGTGAGACGCTGTTCAATATGCTGGCCCATGGCGTCGATCTCGAATTTGACGGCGCGCTGGTGGCGGATTTTTTCGCCGGTACCGGCGCGCTCGGCATCGAGGCCCTGTCACGCGGGGCCAAGGCTGCGGTGTTCATGGACCTGGAGAGGGCGTCGCTCGATCTGCTGCAACGCAATCTTCAGGATCTTGGGCTCACAAGCGTGACCCGCATCCTGCGCGGCGACGCCCGCAGCCTGCCGCGCGCCACCGCCCCCGTCGATTGCATTTTTCTCGATCCACCCTATGGGCAAAATCTGATCCCGCCGGTGATTGAAGCAGCGCAAAACCAGGGCTGGCTCAAGCCGGGCTGCGTCATTGTGATGGAAACCGCGGTAGGTGAGGACCTACCCCTGCCCGGCTGGCTTGAGATCCTCAAGGACCGTAACGTTGGCGGCAGCCGGTTGGTGATTGCTGAGGTCGGGGTATAG
- a CDS encoding segregation and condensation protein A — MSDDSADILPDQVPPLPSGEEDIERLVIDIDGFEGPLDVLLSLARTQKVDLKQISILALVEQYLLFIAAARKVRLELAADYLVMAAWLAYLKSRLLLPIEEEEEPSAEEMAAKLAHRLARLEAMREAAARLMAKDRIGRDVFTRGRPEGISISRTALYDVTLYELLKAYADYTARTRVIEMKIPRANVFSLEAALERLARMVGHAVDWTALDGFLPEFIGDQRTRRSAAASMFVAALELTRQGKLDLRQGQAYGPLYLRSRGDLPEHS; from the coding sequence ATGAGCGACGACAGCGCAGATATTTTGCCAGATCAAGTCCCGCCGCTTCCAAGCGGTGAGGAGGATATTGAGCGTCTGGTCATCGACATCGACGGCTTCGAAGGCCCGCTCGATGTCCTGCTGTCGCTCGCGCGGACCCAGAAGGTCGATCTCAAACAAATTTCCATTCTGGCGCTGGTCGAGCAATATCTGCTGTTCATTGCCGCCGCGCGCAAAGTGCGTCTGGAACTCGCAGCTGATTATCTGGTGATGGCGGCCTGGCTTGCTTATCTTAAATCGCGCCTGCTGTTGCCGATCGAGGAAGAGGAAGAACCCTCGGCCGAGGAAATGGCGGCCAAGCTCGCCCATCGGCTTGCCCGCCTTGAAGCCATGCGGGAGGCGGCGGCACGTCTGATGGCCAAGGACCGCATCGGCCGCGATGTGTTCACGCGCGGCCGCCCCGAAGGCATCAGCATCAGCCGCACGGCGCTTTATGACGTGACGCTCTATGAGCTTCTCAAAGCCTATGCTGACTATACGGCGCGCACCCGGGTCATCGAGATGAAGATCCCGCGCGCCAATGTGTTTTCACTTGAAGCGGCGCTCGAACGGCTGGCCCGCATGGTCGGGCATGCGGTCGACTGGACGGCGCTTGACGGCTTTCTGCCGGAATTTATTGGCGATCAGCGGACGCGGCGCTCGGCCGCAGCCAGCATGTTTGTCGCGGCGCTCGAACTGACCCGGCAGGGCAAGCTCGATCTGCGGCAGGGGCAGGCTTATGGGCCGCTCTATCTGCGCTCGCGCGGCGATCTGCCAGAGCATTCATAA
- the tatC gene encoding twin-arginine translocase subunit TatC — protein sequence MNDQGLEDSKAPLLEHLIELRARLIRSLWGVVLTFFVCYYFSNEIYQFLTRPLADALAGRVDRHMIYTSMTEGFFTHVKVAFFASMVVSFPLVANQIWKFVAPGLYKNERRAFLPFLLATPVLFIMGAAFVYYFIMPAAWHFFLSFETPAEHGGMAIELQPKVNEYLSLVMTLMFAFGFSFEMPVVLVLLGRAGILSADDLVEKRRYAILGIFVVAAIVTPPDPLSQIGLGLCMMALYEISILIIRVTERRRKADRNAADLSDTTLDTRNE from the coding sequence GTGAATGACCAGGGGCTGGAAGACAGCAAAGCGCCGCTTCTTGAGCATTTGATCGAACTGAGGGCCCGGCTGATCCGCTCCCTATGGGGGGTCGTGCTGACATTTTTCGTTTGTTATTATTTTTCGAACGAGATTTACCAGTTCCTCACCCGCCCGCTGGCCGATGCGCTGGCCGGACGGGTCGATCGGCACATGATCTATACCAGCATGACCGAAGGATTTTTCACCCATGTGAAGGTGGCGTTCTTCGCCTCCATGGTGGTGTCCTTTCCGCTGGTGGCCAATCAGATCTGGAAATTCGTCGCCCCCGGACTTTACAAGAACGAGCGCCGGGCCTTTCTGCCCTTTCTGCTGGCGACGCCGGTGTTGTTCATCATGGGCGCGGCCTTCGTTTATTATTTCATCATGCCCGCCGCCTGGCATTTTTTCCTGAGCTTCGAGACCCCCGCCGAACATGGCGGCATGGCTATTGAATTGCAGCCCAAGGTCAATGAATATCTGTCGCTCGTCATGACCCTGATGTTCGCTTTCGGCTTCAGTTTCGAGATGCCGGTGGTGCTGGTGCTGCTCGGCCGTGCCGGAATCCTGTCGGCCGATGATCTGGTGGAAAAACGGCGCTATGCCATTCTTGGCATTTTTGTTGTGGCCGCCATCGTCACGCCGCCCGATCCGCTCAGCCAGATCGGCCTTGGGCTTTGCATGATGGCGCTTTATGAAATTTCTATCCTGATCATTCGCGTGACCGAACGCCGCCGAAAGGCGGATCGTAATGCGGCAGATCTTTCAGACACAACACTCGACACAAGAAACGAATAG
- a CDS encoding protein-L-isoaspartate(D-aspartate) O-methyltransferase: MAHSDMDGDSAQKIALVMELRSGGIDHKILSIIETMPREVFVPPLFRNRAYENAALPIASGQTISQPYIVAYMTQLLDLGPRMKVLEIGTGSGYQAAVLARLCRRVYTIERYRTLIRDAEMRFATLNIHNITTRFADGSKGWQEQAPFDRILMTAAAPEVPEALVDQLKDDGVLVGPIGPESAEQMIVRVRKTSTGILREDLMVTRFVPLVAGVAREV, from the coding sequence ATGGCCCACAGCGACATGGATGGCGACAGCGCGCAAAAAATCGCGCTGGTGATGGAACTCAGAAGCGGCGGCATCGATCACAAGATTTTGTCGATTATCGAGACCATGCCGCGAGAGGTTTTCGTGCCGCCCCTGTTTCGCAACCGCGCCTATGAAAATGCGGCGCTGCCCATCGCCAGCGGCCAGACCATCAGCCAGCCCTATATCGTCGCCTATATGACGCAGTTGCTCGATCTCGGGCCGCGCATGAAGGTGCTCGAAATCGGCACCGGCTCGGGCTATCAGGCGGCGGTGCTCGCCCGGTTGTGCCGCAGGGTTTATACGATCGAACGCTACCGTACCCTTATTCGTGACGCCGAGATGCGCTTTGCCACCCTTAATATTCATAACATCACCACGCGCTTCGCTGACGGCTCCAAGGGCTGGCAGGAACAGGCTCCGTTCGATCGCATCCTGATGACCGCCGCCGCCCCCGAAGTGCCCGAGGCGCTGGTCGATCAATTGAAGGATGACGGCGTGCTGGTCGGCCCGATCGGCCCCGAAAGCGCCGAACAGATGATCGTGCGGGTGCGCAAGACGTCGACGGGCATCCTGCGCGAAGATCTCATGGTGACACGCTTCGTACCGCTGGTGGCGGGCGTGGCCCGCGAGGTCTGA
- the surE gene encoding 5'/3'-nucleotidase SurE, which translates to MSEFAHHRILLTNDDGVNAHGLKVLEGIARSLSDDIWIVAPELEQSGASHGLTLSQPLRVREIAPRHYAVQGTPTDCVMLAVHELMGEQKPTLLLSGVNRGANLAEDVTYSGTIAGAMEGLLCGIPSIAFSQVVGRHATPEHFATAVQHGPALVRDLLRAGWGKDVLINVNFPGVAPDDVKGIEVTRQGFRDESELVIDKREDARGFPYYWFGFRRNYGNPDAGIDLRAVRDGYISVTPLHLDLTQDRALAGLAQALEKKF; encoded by the coding sequence ATGTCTGAGTTTGCCCATCACCGCATTTTGCTCACCAATGACGACGGTGTGAACGCCCATGGGCTCAAAGTGCTTGAGGGCATTGCACGGAGTTTGAGCGACGACATCTGGATCGTCGCCCCCGAGCTTGAGCAAAGCGGCGCAAGCCACGGACTGACCCTGAGCCAGCCGCTCCGCGTGCGGGAAATCGCGCCCCGCCATTATGCGGTGCAGGGCACGCCCACCGACTGCGTGATGCTCGCCGTGCATGAGCTGATGGGGGAGCAAAAGCCCACGCTTTTGCTGTCGGGCGTCAATCGCGGCGCCAATCTTGCCGAGGACGTGACCTATTCGGGAACCATCGCCGGGGCTATGGAAGGCTTGCTTTGCGGCATTCCGTCCATCGCCTTCAGTCAGGTGGTGGGACGTCATGCGACGCCCGAACATTTCGCGACGGCGGTGCAGCATGGCCCGGCGCTCGTGCGGGATCTTCTGAGGGCGGGCTGGGGCAAGGACGTGCTCATCAATGTCAATTTCCCCGGTGTTGCCCCAGATGATGTCAAAGGCATCGAGGTCACGCGGCAGGGCTTCCGTGACGAGTCCGAGCTTGTGATTGACAAGCGCGAGGACGCACGCGGCTTTCCCTATTACTGGTTCGGCTTTCGCCGCAATTACGGCAATCCAGACGCGGGCATCGATCTTCGGGCGGTGCGCGACGGCTATATTTCCGTCACGCCGCTGCATCTCGATCTGACGCAAGACCGCGCCCTGGCCGGTCTCGCGCAAGCGCTTGAAAAGAAGTTTTGA
- a CDS encoding M23 family metallopeptidase, which translates to MLVTLLSGCGSGGPDRDGRTSWDVRNSPVPVPFPKPRPQTTRASTVTSVAAVPSATPSNLVTVAAGDTLFAISRRNKADLQAIIRANGLEPPYTLIVGQRLRIPAETVHIVQKGETGYGISRTYGVDLATLAQVNGLKSPYQVNLGQRLVLPGAQPQAPVVQAVTALPPQRTVVVADPAVALPTPATTAAIMPALPTSGFDWPARGRILSSYGPKPHGLHNDGINIERPAGSLFKAADAGVVVYAGSDIKAYGNLILLRHGDGWITAYAHAEELLVKRGDTITRGQPLGRIGATGNVTTPQLHFEIRQGRRTIDPASQLPG; encoded by the coding sequence ATGTTGGTAACCCTGTTGTCCGGATGCGGCAGCGGAGGCCCCGATCGTGACGGCCGCACCAGCTGGGACGTGCGCAATTCGCCGGTGCCGGTGCCCTTTCCCAAACCGCGCCCCCAGACGACGCGCGCGTCGACCGTGACATCTGTCGCGGCGGTTCCGTCAGCTACCCCATCCAATCTGGTTACGGTGGCGGCCGGGGATACTCTGTTCGCCATCTCGCGGCGGAACAAGGCCGACCTGCAGGCCATCATCCGCGCCAATGGGTTGGAGCCGCCTTATACGCTCATCGTCGGCCAACGCCTGCGCATTCCGGCGGAAACCGTTCATATCGTGCAGAAGGGCGAGACCGGCTATGGCATCTCAAGGACTTACGGCGTCGACCTCGCGACGCTCGCCCAGGTCAACGGGCTGAAGTCGCCCTATCAGGTCAATCTCGGGCAACGCCTGGTGCTGCCGGGCGCGCAACCGCAAGCGCCGGTCGTGCAGGCGGTGACGGCTTTGCCGCCGCAGAGGACGGTCGTGGTTGCTGATCCGGCCGTTGCTTTACCGACGCCCGCGACCACGGCCGCCATTATGCCAGCTTTGCCCACAAGCGGCTTCGATTGGCCAGCACGCGGGCGCATTCTCTCAAGCTACGGCCCCAAACCGCACGGCCTGCACAACGACGGCATCAATATCGAGCGTCCGGCAGGCAGCCTTTTCAAAGCCGCCGACGCCGGGGTCGTGGTCTATGCCGGCAGTGACATCAAGGCCTACGGCAATCTCATCCTGCTGCGCCACGGCGACGGCTGGATCACCGCCTATGCCCATGCCGAGGAACTGCTGGTCAAACGCGGCGACACCATCACCCGAGGCCAACCCCTCGGCCGCATCGGCGCAACCGGCAATGTCACCACCCCCCAACTCCATTTCGAAATCCGCCAGGGCCGCCGCACAATTGATCCGGCCTCACAACTGCCGGGGTGA
- a CDS encoding twin-arginine translocase TatA/TatE family subunit: MGGLSFWHIMIVGLLFVLLFGRGRISDVMGDVAKGIRSFKKGLQDEDEDVRDDKPRTITEERVEAAKPKSNDDAKTH; the protein is encoded by the coding sequence ATGGGCGGGTTAAGTTTCTGGCATATCATGATCGTGGGCTTGTTGTTTGTCCTGTTGTTTGGACGCGGCAGGATTTCCGACGTCATGGGCGACGTGGCCAAGGGCATTCGCAGCTTCAAGAAGGGACTGCAGGACGAAGACGAGGATGTCCGCGATGATAAGCCGCGCACCATCACCGAAGAGCGCGTCGAGGCCGCAAAGCCCAAGAGCAACGACGACGCCAAAACGCATTGA
- the serS gene encoding serine--tRNA ligase: MIDIKALRDNPQVFDQGWERRGLAPMSAGLLAIDEKRRALQTEIQGLLARRNDASRQIGELKKKGENADAVMAEVATLKARLPELEEAERTLATELEDQLARLPNIPADETPDGADESGNVETRRFGTPREFDFTPREHFDLGEALGQMHFDRAAKLSGSRFVVLSGALARLERALGAFMIDLHTDSHGYREMATPILVRDEAMFGTGQLPKFADDFFRTTNGFSLIPTAEVTLTNQHMDEILDEDKLPLRYAALTPCFRSEAGAAGKDTRGMIRQHQFMKVEIVSLTTPEQAAAEHERLTGCAEEVLKRLELPYRVLELCTGDIGFSACRTFDLEVWLPGQGVYREISSCSHFGDFQARRMKTRYRPAGAKDTRFIHTLNGSGLAVGRTLVAVLENYQQADGSIRVPEVLRPYMNGLEVISKDV, encoded by the coding sequence ATGATTGACATCAAAGCGTTACGCGACAATCCGCAGGTTTTTGATCAGGGCTGGGAGCGCCGGGGACTGGCCCCCATGAGCGCCGGATTGCTGGCCATCGACGAAAAGCGCCGGGCGCTTCAGACCGAAATCCAGGGCTTGCTGGCGCGCCGCAACGACGCTTCCCGCCAGATCGGGGAGCTGAAGAAAAAAGGCGAGAATGCCGACGCGGTGATGGCCGAAGTCGCCACTCTCAAAGCCCGTCTGCCGGAGCTTGAGGAGGCCGAGCGCACCCTCGCCACCGAGCTTGAGGATCAATTGGCTCGGCTGCCCAATATCCCAGCCGACGAAACCCCGGACGGCGCGGATGAAAGCGGCAATGTGGAAACCCGCCGGTTCGGCACCCCACGTGAGTTCGATTTTACTCCGCGCGAGCATTTCGATCTCGGCGAGGCGCTCGGTCAGATGCATTTCGACCGTGCCGCCAAGCTCTCAGGCTCGCGTTTCGTGGTGCTGTCCGGTGCGCTTGCCCGGCTCGAACGGGCGCTTGGCGCCTTCATGATCGACCTTCATACCGACAGCCACGGCTATCGCGAAATGGCCACGCCGATCCTCGTGCGTGACGAAGCCATGTTCGGCACCGGCCAGCTGCCGAAATTCGCCGATGATTTCTTCCGCACCACCAACGGCTTTTCGCTCATCCCGACGGCCGAGGTGACGCTGACCAATCAGCACATGGATGAAATCCTGGACGAAGACAAGCTGCCGCTCCGCTATGCCGCGCTCACGCCCTGTTTCCGGTCCGAAGCCGGGGCAGCGGGCAAGGACACGCGCGGCATGATCCGCCAGCATCAGTTCATGAAGGTGGAAATCGTCAGCCTCACCACCCCCGAACAGGCCGCCGCCGAGCATGAGCGCCTGACCGGTTGCGCCGAAGAAGTGCTGAAACGGCTTGAGCTTCCCTATCGCGTGCTTGAACTCTGCACTGGCGATATCGGCTTTTCGGCCTGCCGCACCTTTGATCTTGAAGTCTGGTTGCCCGGGCAGGGCGTCTATCGCGAAATTTCCAGCTGCTCGCATTTCGGCGATTTCCAGGCCCGGCGCATGAAGACGCGCTATCGTCCGGCGGGGGCCAAGGACACTCGCTTTATCCATACCCTGAACGGCTCCGGCCTTGCGGTCGGGCGGACGCTTGTGGCGGTGCTGGAAAATTATCAGCAGGCCGACGGCAGCATCCGCGTGCCCGAGGTGCTGCGGCCCTATATGAACGGCCTTGAGGTCATCAGCAAAGATGTCTGA
- the nagZ gene encoding beta-N-acetylhexosaminidase yields the protein MPKPIIVDCTGERLTAEERALYRDLNPYGFILFGRHTSTPEQVRALVADLWEAVQRPASVFIDQEGGRVARLGAPHWRRPPAAWCFAELAARDPEAAVRAVWLNSRLIAADLTALGITVDCLPVLDLRLPGAHDIIGNRAYGATPEAVVTLARAAAEGLMAGGVLPVAKHIPGHGRAESDSHHELPVVTASLDELRRTDFRPFAELNRLPIAMTAHITYTAIDPDRPATLSPRVINDIIRGEIGFRGVLVSDDLTMKALKGALPDLALETMAAGCDLALLCNASFEDRRAVLETVDDISALSLKAINRYMVPRPAARCAVAELTAELDDLMADVPGYEVA from the coding sequence ATGCCGAAACCGATTATCGTGGATTGCACAGGCGAAAGGCTGACCGCCGAGGAGCGTGCGCTTTATCGCGATCTCAATCCTTATGGGTTCATCCTGTTCGGCCGCCACACCAGCACGCCGGAACAGGTGCGGGCTCTGGTGGCGGATCTGTGGGAGGCGGTGCAGCGTCCGGCGTCGGTGTTCATCGATCAGGAAGGCGGCCGTGTGGCGCGGCTTGGGGCCCCGCATTGGCGGCGGCCTCCGGCGGCCTGGTGCTTTGCCGAGCTTGCCGCGCGTGATCCGGAGGCTGCGGTCCGTGCAGTGTGGCTCAACAGCCGCCTGATCGCCGCCGACCTGACGGCGCTTGGGATCACGGTGGATTGCCTGCCGGTGCTGGATCTGAGATTGCCGGGAGCCCATGACATTATTGGCAACCGCGCTTATGGGGCGACCCCCGAAGCCGTGGTGACGCTGGCCCGCGCCGCCGCCGAAGGGCTGATGGCGGGCGGCGTACTGCCGGTGGCGAAACATATTCCGGGCCATGGCCGGGCCGAAAGCGACAGTCATCACGAACTGCCGGTGGTGACGGCTTCGCTGGACGAGCTGCGGCGCACGGATTTCCGCCCCTTTGCCGAGCTCAACCGCCTGCCCATCGCCATGACCGCCCATATCACCTATACGGCGATCGATCCTGACCGTCCGGCGACGCTGTCGCCGCGGGTGATCAATGATATCATCCGGGGTGAAATCGGGTTTCGCGGCGTGCTGGTCAGCGACGACCTGACCATGAAGGCCCTGAAGGGTGCGCTGCCGGATCTCGCGCTTGAGACCATGGCGGCTGGCTGTGACCTCGCACTTCTCTGCAACGCCTCGTTCGAGGATCGGCGCGCGGTGCTTGAGACGGTGGACGATATTTCCGCCCTCAGCCTCAAAGCCATCAATCGCTATATGGTGCCGCGTCCTGCCGCGCGCTGTGCGGTGGCGGAGCTTACGGCGGAACTGGATGATCTGATGGCCGATGTGCCGGGGTATGAGGTAGCGTAA
- the scpB gene encoding SMC-Scp complex subunit ScpB encodes MALHEYLRTVEALLFASAAPLSEHDLQSRLPEDVDAGALLQELQAHYAPRGVNLVEVGGKWLFRTAPDLAFLLRKEVEEPRKLSRAAVETLAIIAYQQPVTRAEIEDIRGVSLSKGTVDVLMEAGWVRPRGRRKVPGRPLMYGTTEDFLVHFGLETVKDLPGIEELRAAGLLDHVNLGVLDLQSTEDDTEDEEPVFPGFEPEDDAETGDEDQDADSAEDQTSGETGH; translated from the coding sequence ATGGCGCTGCACGAGTATTTGCGAACTGTTGAGGCCCTGCTGTTTGCCTCAGCCGCCCCCCTGAGCGAACATGACCTCCAAAGCCGTCTGCCCGAAGATGTGGACGCCGGCGCTTTGTTGCAGGAGTTGCAGGCCCATTACGCCCCGCGCGGTGTCAATCTGGTGGAAGTCGGCGGCAAATGGCTGTTCCGCACCGCCCCCGATCTTGCTTTTCTGCTGCGGAAAGAGGTCGAGGAACCGCGCAAACTGTCACGCGCAGCGGTCGAAACCCTTGCCATCATCGCCTATCAGCAGCCGGTCACCCGGGCCGAGATCGAGGATATTCGCGGCGTATCGCTCAGCAAAGGCACCGTCGATGTGCTGATGGAAGCCGGCTGGGTGCGTCCGCGCGGCCGCCGTAAAGTCCCGGGCCGGCCCTTGATGTATGGCACGACTGAGGATTTTCTGGTTCATTTCGGTCTCGAAACAGTGAAGGACCTGCCGGGGATCGAGGAATTGCGCGCCGCCGGTCTTCTCGATCATGTGAACCTCGGGGTGCTGGATTTGCAGTCCACAGAGGACGATACTGAAGACGAAGAACCCGTGTTCCCTGGCTTTGAGCCGGAAGACGACGCGGAAACCGGAGACGAGGATCAGGATGCGGACTCCGCTGAAGATCAGACATCCGGGGAGACCGGGCACTAA